One window of Bacteroides sp. AN502(2024) genomic DNA carries:
- the potA gene encoding polyamine ABC transporter ATP-binding protein, whose protein sequence is MNMQEDKSIIEVSHVSKYFGDKIALNDVTLNVKKGEFVTILGPSGCGKTTLLRLIAGFQTASEGEIRISGMEITQTPPHKRPVNTVFQKYALFPHLNVYDNIAFGLKLKKTPKQTIEKKVKAALKMVGMTDYEYRDVDSLSGGQQQRVAIARAIVNEPEVLLLDEPLAALDLKMRKDMQMELKEMHKSLGITFVYVTHDQEEALTLSDTIVVMSEGKIQQIGTPIDIYNEPINAFVADFIGESNIFNGIMIHDKLVRFCGTEFECVDEGFGENVPVDVVIRPEDLYIFPVSEMAQLVGVVETSIFKGVHYEMTVMCGGYEFLVQDYHHFEVGAEVGLLVKPFDIHIMKKERVSNTFEGKLLDATHVEFLGCNFECVPVEGIAFDTNVKVEVDFEKVILQDNEEDGKLTGEVKFILYKGDHYHLTVLSDWDEDVFVDTNDVWDDGDRVGITIPPDAIRIVKITG, encoded by the coding sequence ATGAATATGCAAGAAGATAAATCCATCATTGAGGTGAGCCATGTGTCGAAGTACTTTGGCGATAAAATAGCATTGAATGATGTGACTCTGAACGTGAAAAAGGGTGAGTTTGTGACTATCCTTGGTCCTTCCGGTTGCGGTAAAACCACGTTGCTGCGTCTCATTGCCGGTTTTCAGACAGCTTCGGAAGGTGAAATCCGAATTTCGGGGATGGAAATAACACAAACCCCTCCCCATAAGCGTCCGGTGAATACGGTATTCCAGAAGTATGCCCTGTTCCCGCATTTGAATGTGTATGATAACATCGCTTTCGGACTGAAACTGAAAAAAACACCGAAACAGACTATTGAGAAGAAGGTGAAAGCTGCTTTGAAAATGGTAGGTATGACGGATTATGAATACCGCGATGTGGATTCTCTTTCCGGTGGTCAGCAGCAACGTGTAGCCATTGCCCGCGCCATTGTGAATGAGCCGGAAGTGTTGCTGCTGGATGAACCGCTGGCAGCACTCGACCTGAAAATGCGTAAGGATATGCAGATGGAACTCAAAGAGATGCATAAATCTTTGGGAATCACGTTTGTTTACGTCACTCACGACCAAGAGGAGGCACTCACGTTGAGTGACACGATTGTGGTGATGAGTGAAGGAAAGATTCAGCAGATCGGTACACCGATTGATATTTATAATGAACCTATCAATGCTTTTGTCGCGGACTTTATCGGAGAAAGTAACATCTTTAACGGTATCATGATTCATGATAAACTCGTACGTTTCTGCGGTACGGAGTTTGAATGTGTGGATGAAGGATTTGGCGAGAATGTTCCGGTAGACGTAGTCATCCGTCCGGAGGATCTTTATATTTTCCCTGTTTCGGAGATGGCACAGTTGGTAGGAGTGGTGGAGACTTCTATTTTTAAAGGGGTACATTATGAAATGACGGTGATGTGCGGCGGATATGAATTTCTGGTGCAGGATTACCACCATTTTGAAGTAGGGGCGGAAGTCGGTCTGCTGGTGAAGCCTTTCGATATTCATATCATGAAGAAAGAGCGTGTCAGCAATACGTTCGAAGGAAAATTGCTGGATGCTACTCATGTGGAATTCCTGGGTTGTAACTTTGAATGTGTTCCGGTGGAAGGAATCGCTTTCGATACGAATGTCAAGGTGGAAGTAGACTTTGAAAAAGTGATTCTTCAGGATAATGAAGAAGACGGAAAGCTGACAGGGGAGGTGAAATTTATCCTTTACAAAGGTGACCATTACCATCTGACTGTACTGTCAGATTGGGACGAGGATGTATTTGTAGATACGAACGATGTATGGGACGATGGGGACCGTGTAGGTATTACCATCCCTCCGGATGCCATTCGTATAGTTAAAATAACCGGTTAA